DNA sequence from the Acidobacteriota bacterium genome:
TTCCCGGGAGATCGACCAGCTTGTAGCGGTCGCCGCCGTACTCGAAACCGCCCTCGGCGCGGGTCACCGTCTTGCCGGGCCAATTGCCCGTGTGCTGGCGCAGGCCGGTGAGCGCGTTGAACACCGTGCTCTTGCCGGTGTTCGGGTTGCCGGCCAGTGCCACGACGTAGTCCCAGTTGCTCATGTCGACACCCAGCCGGACCAGGTTGCCGAGGTGATGCGCGGGGCAGTTGGCGCAGTCGTGTGCGAGTGCCGGTTGCGTCATGCCGAGGCCTGCTGAGGCAACTCCTGAACCTGGATCTGATCCGCCTGCGAGCGCCGCAGCGCGATCACGGCCCCACGCACCCGGTAGGCGATCGGATCACCCGACGGGCTGGCCATCTTCGCTTCCACCAGGGTGCCCGGAAGCAAACCCAGATCGAGCAGCCGGCGGCGCTCCATCCCGCGGCAGAAGCGCGAGAAGCCGACCACGAGAGCCTGCTCGCCGACGGCCAGGGCCGACAGCGATCCCGTGGCCTCGGAGAACACGCCAGCGCCGTCGCGCGCTTCGTCCGCGACCGGTACGGCGAAGATGTTCGCCGCGATGACCGGCGCCAGCACGACCTCGTCCAGGTCGGCTTCGAAGCAGATGCGCTCGGGCGCCACGGACGCGATGCGGAGTTTCATGCCAGGATGGACACCCTCGGCCACCAACTGCGCATAGACCGCGGCGGGCTCGTCCTCGACATGGACGACTTCGACCTCATCGCCGGCCTCGAAGTCCGTCAGGGCGCGCCCGGCTCGCGGCGGCAGATCGCCTTCCTCCGTCGGGATCGGGTCCCCGTGCGGGTCGAACGGCGGATGGCCAAGCCGCACCGAGAGTTCCGCCGCCTGTTCGGGGGAGGTCCGGTGCTCCCGGCGCTCGGCCTCGGGGTGCCAACGCTCCGGTTCCAGGCCGGTCTCGTCGGCGAGGTAGCGCTCCCACAGCCGGTGAATCCGGATCACGCGTAGCGCCTCGCTGCGTCCGTCGGCGGTCAGCCGGAATCCGCCCTCCGCCGAGACGATCAACCCCAGCATCTCCATGCGGGCGAGGAGTTCCGTGCTCCGCCGGCCCCCGAGGCGCAGGACGCCGACCAGGCTCTGGTGGGTCGCCTGACGCCCCTGGTACTCGCAGTCGAAGAGGTGCTTGAGCGCGTCCTCGGTGCGGGTCCGGTGCAGGGCACGCCAGCCGGAGCGCCAGCGCCACAGCCAGCCCCGATCCGGCCATGCCACGAGGACGGCCAGACCAGCAACGACCGCGAGAATAACGAGGGCGAGAAGAGGGTTCATGTTCTCGTGGCGGGCGTCTCGTCAACGAGGAAATTCGCTGGTGCGAATCAGAAGTTTAGTCTACACTAATTCTCGGAACCCGACCGCGGGAGCGGTCCGCGACGATGACGATAGAGTGACTCAGCAATGACGGCCTTCATGCAGTCGACCTGGAGTGTGCTCGCGGAGCTCGCACCCTGGCTGCTGGTCGGCGCCCTGCTCGCCGCGCTGCTGCACGTCCTGCTGCCCCGCAACCTGATCCGACGCCAGCTCAGCGGCTACGGCGGCGCGGTCAAGGCCGTGGCCCTGGGCGTACCGCTGCCGCTCTGCTCCTGCGGCGTGATCCCGGCCGGCATCGGCCTCAAGCGCACCGGCGCCAGCAACGGCTCGGCGATGGGCTTTCTGATCAGCACGCCGCAAACCGGTGTCGACTCGATCCTGGTCAGTGCGACCTTCCTCGGCTGGCCCTTTGCCCTGTTCAAGGTCGCGGCGGCGGCGGTGACCGGCATCGCCGGCGGCTGGTGGGTCGAGGCGATGAAGGACGACGGCGCTCCGGTCGAGGACGAAGCTCCGGCTGAGGAAGCCGGCGCCGAGTCGGGCGGCGGCCACCGAATCGGCGGGACGGTCGTTCCGAAGATCCGCGAGATGATCGATCACGGCGGCGAACTCCTGCAGAGCATCTGGCGCTGGGTCGCCGTCGGCATCCTCGTGTCCGCCGCGATCGAGGTCCTGCTACCCCAGCAGGCCTGGCTCGACCTGGCCGCCCTCGGAACGTTCGGCGCGGCCGCGGCGGCGCTCGTCATCTCCCTGCCCCTCTACGTCTGCGCCACGGCCTCCGTGCCGATCGCGGCCGCCCTGGTCGCCAACGGGCTGCCCCTCGGCGCCGCCCTCGTGTTCCTGATGGCCGGCCCCGCGACCAACGTCGCCACCGTGGGAGCGGTCTACCGCGGCTTCGGCCGCAAGGTCACCGCGGTCTATCTGGCCACGGTCATCGTTGGCAGCCTCGCCTTCGCCGTGCTGTTCGAGACGCTGATCGGCGGCGGCGCGCTCCAGGCGGGGCCCGCACACGTACACGGCGTGCCCTGGTGGGCCGCCACGTCAGCGATCCTGCTGGTGCTGATGTTCGGCTGGTTCGGCCTGCAGGAGTTCCGGCGCTGGCGGCGCAACGTGAGAGCGGACCGGTGGTCGACCGAGCAGGTGGCGGCCGGCGAGCCGGGAGGCAGGGCGGTGGAAATCGCGGTGACCGGCATGACCTGCGGCAACTGCGCGGATGCGGTCGAAACCGCTCTGCTGGCCGCGCCGGGGGTCCAGGCAGCGCGTGTCGACCTGACCGGCGGCACCGCCACGGTCTGGGGCGCGGCCGC
Encoded proteins:
- a CDS encoding metal-dependent transcriptional regulator; translated protein: MNPLLALVILAVVAGLAVLVAWPDRGWLWRWRSGWRALHRTRTEDALKHLFDCEYQGRQATHQSLVGVLRLGGRRSTELLARMEMLGLIVSAEGGFRLTADGRSEALRVIRIHRLWERYLADETGLEPERWHPEAERREHRTSPEQAAELSVRLGHPPFDPHGDPIPTEEGDLPPRAGRALTDFEAGDEVEVVHVEDEPAAVYAQLVAEGVHPGMKLRIASVAPERICFEADLDEVVLAPVIAANIFAVPVADEARDGAGVFSEATGSLSALAVGEQALVVGFSRFCRGMERRRLLDLGLLPGTLVEAKMASPSGDPIAYRVRGAVIALRRSQADQIQVQELPQQASA
- a CDS encoding permease, which translates into the protein MTAFMQSTWSVLAELAPWLLVGALLAALLHVLLPRNLIRRQLSGYGGAVKAVALGVPLPLCSCGVIPAGIGLKRTGASNGSAMGFLISTPQTGVDSILVSATFLGWPFALFKVAAAAVTGIAGGWWVEAMKDDGAPVEDEAPAEEAGAESGGGHRIGGTVVPKIREMIDHGGELLQSIWRWVAVGILVSAAIEVLLPQQAWLDLAALGTFGAAAAALVISLPLYVCATASVPIAAALVANGLPLGAALVFLMAGPATNVATVGAVYRGFGRKVTAVYLATVIVGSLAFAVLFETLIGGGALQAGPAHVHGVPWWAATSAILLVLMFGWFGLQEFRRWRRNVRADRWSTEQVAAGEPGGRAVEIAVTGMTCGNCADAVETALLAAPGVQAARVDLTGGTATVWGAAAAATLREAVQDAGFGTP